A stretch of the Nicotiana tabacum cultivar K326 chromosome 6, ASM71507v2, whole genome shotgun sequence genome encodes the following:
- the LOC107781795 gene encoding putative protein kinase At2g41970: MMCCGGAEEDSYSGGPPANQNTAPPRAGNPYGGGAGGASERGEPRSAARSGAPQKVLPIEVPEMSLDELNRLTGNFGQKTLIGEGSYGRVFGAKLSNGQQAAIKKLDTSSSPEPDSDFASQLSIVSRLKHDHFVTLMGYCLAANNRILVYEFATMGSLHDVLHGRKGVQGAEPGPVLTWNQRVKVAYGAARGLEYLHEKVQPPIIHRDVRSSNVLLFDDFTAKIADFNLTNQSSDTTARLHSTRVLGTFGYHAPEYAMTGQITQKSDVYSFGVVLLELLTGRKPVDHTMPKGQQSLVTWATPRLSEDKVKQCVDPKLNNEYPPKAIAKMAAVAALCVQYEADFRPNMTIVVKALQPLLNAKPAGSA; the protein is encoded by the exons ATGATGTGCTGTGGAGGTGCGGAAGAAGACAGTTATAGCGGCGGTCCGCCGGCTAATCAAAATACTGCCCCTCCGAGAGCCGGCAATCCCTATGGCGGCGGTGCTGGTGGTG CTAGTGAAAGAGGAGAGCCAAGGAGTGCTGCTAGGAGTGGAGCTCCTCAGAAAGTTCTACCAATTGAGGTACCAGAAATGTCGTTGGATGAGCTAAATAGACTTACTGGTAACTTTGGACAGAAAACTCTGATTGGAGAGGGATCTTATGGCCGCGTTTTTGGTGCTAAATTAAGCAATGGTCAACAAGCAGCAATTAAGAAATTGGATACTAGTTCTTCACCAGAACCAGATTCTGACTTTGCATCCCAG TTATCAATAGTTTCAAGACTTAAACATGATCATTTTGTGACTCTGATGGGCTATTGCCTGGCAGCAAATAATCGAATCTTGGTTTATGAGTTCGCAACCATGGGCTCGTTGCATGATGTGTTACATG GTAGAAAAGGAGTACAAGGTGCTGAGCCTGGTCCAGTTCTTACTTGGAATCAGAGAGTTAAAGTTGCTTATGGTGCAGCTAGAGGCCTCGAATATCTACACGAAAAAGTTCAACCACCAATTATTCATCGCGATGTCAGATCTAGCAACGTGCTACTCTTTGATGATTTTACAGCAAAGATTGCTGATTTCAACTTGACAAACCAGTCTTCGGACACAACAGCTCGTCTGCATTCCACTAGAGTTCTCGGGACGTTTGGCTACCATGCTCCAGAGTATGCCATGACAGGACAGATAACACAGAAAAGCGATGTTTATAGTTTTGGAGTTGTTCTTTTAGAGCTATTGACAGGAAGGAAGCCAGTAGATCATACAATGCCCAAAGGGCAACAGAGTCTTGTTACATGG GCAACTCCGCGATTAAGTGAAGACAAAGTGAAGCAGTGTGTTGATCCCAAGCTAAATAATGAGTACCCTCCAAAGGCAATTGCTAAG ATGGCAGCTGTTGCAGCACTTTGTGTTCAATACGAGGCAGATTTCCGGCCAAACATGACAATTGTGGTTAAGGCACTGCAACCACTTCTCAATGCAAAACCAGCAGGATCAGCATAA